A window from Chryseobacterium vaccae encodes these proteins:
- a CDS encoding BtrH N-terminal domain-containing protein, whose translation MKLNFEHHQTAHCENGVASNLLLNKGLKLSEPMIFGIGSGLFFVYLPFLKVNFAPGFSYRPMPGAIFSKAAKRLGIKIKREKFSNPGDAQKALERNLEQNIPTGLQVGVFNLAYFPEEYKFHFNAHNLVVYGKEDGKFLISDPVMDYTTSLTEAELEKVRYAKGALPPKGHMYYPTYIPENVNLEEAIRKGIKDTCKNMLAPVPLIGVKAMRWVARSIPKWAEKKGTKVTNHYLGQLIRMQEEIGTGGGGFRFIYGAFLQEASVILKNDELKELSKEITAIGDLWRDFAVDIARVYKNRNSKSNIYNELSKSMLHIADLEEAFYKKLRKAI comes from the coding sequence ATGAAACTAAACTTTGAACACCATCAGACCGCCCATTGCGAAAACGGTGTCGCCTCCAATCTACTGCTTAACAAAGGCTTAAAACTAAGTGAACCTATGATCTTCGGGATTGGTTCCGGATTGTTTTTTGTCTATTTACCTTTTCTGAAAGTAAACTTTGCTCCCGGCTTCAGCTATCGTCCGATGCCCGGCGCTATTTTCAGCAAAGCAGCTAAAAGACTGGGAATCAAAATCAAAAGAGAAAAATTTTCGAATCCCGGAGATGCCCAGAAAGCACTGGAACGAAATTTAGAACAGAATATCCCTACGGGACTTCAGGTAGGTGTTTTTAACCTTGCCTATTTCCCTGAAGAATATAAATTCCACTTCAATGCCCACAATCTTGTGGTATACGGAAAAGAAGACGGAAAATTCCTGATCAGTGATCCTGTGATGGATTATACAACCTCTCTTACCGAAGCGGAACTTGAAAAAGTAAGATACGCCAAAGGAGCTCTGCCTCCGAAAGGCCATATGTATTATCCAACTTATATTCCGGAAAATGTAAATCTGGAAGAAGCTATCAGAAAAGGAATTAAAGATACCTGCAAAAATATGCTTGCTCCCGTTCCCCTTATTGGTGTAAAAGCGATGAGATGGGTGGCGAGAAGCATTCCGAAATGGGCAGAAAAGAAAGGAACTAAAGTCACCAACCATTATCTGGGACAGCTGATCAGAATGCAGGAAGAGATAGGAACCGGAGGCGGCGGCTTCAGGTTTATTTACGGAGCCTTTCTTCAGGAAGCCTCAGTGATTCTTAAAAATGATGAGCTAAAGGAGCTTTCCAAAGAAATTACAGCTATTGGTGATCTTTGGAGGGATTTTGCCGTTGATATTGCCCGTGTTTACAAAAACAGGAACTCTAAGAGCAATATTTATAACGAACTTTCTAAATCCATGCTTCATATTGCTGATCTGGAAGAAGCTTTCTATAAAAAACTGAGAAAAGCGATCTGA
- a CDS encoding ABC transporter ATP-binding protein → MAENIIEIKNLYKKYKNADEFSVNDISLNIDRNEVYGILGPNGAGKTTLISMLSGLIKPTSGQFKINGLSPQKDSFKIKQIIGIVPQEYALYPTLTARENLMFFGSLYGLKHKYLTKAIEEALEIMGLSKFADKKVEQFSGGMKRRCNLIAGTLHNPKVLFLDEPTVGVDVQSKKVIIDFLQELNKNGTCIIYTSHHLSEAEEFCTKIAIIDKGRIHAVGTPEELVAQIANAENLEDVFISLTGKELRDVVV, encoded by the coding sequence ATGGCGGAGAATATAATTGAGATCAAAAATCTTTATAAAAAGTACAAAAACGCCGATGAGTTTTCAGTGAATGATATTTCCCTGAATATCGACAGGAATGAAGTCTATGGAATTTTAGGACCTAACGGAGCAGGAAAAACTACGTTGATTTCTATGCTTTCGGGATTAATCAAGCCTACTTCAGGACAGTTTAAGATCAACGGCCTGTCTCCTCAGAAAGACAGTTTCAAAATAAAGCAGATCATCGGAATTGTTCCTCAGGAATATGCGCTCTATCCTACTCTTACGGCCAGAGAAAATCTGATGTTCTTCGGAAGTCTGTACGGTTTAAAGCATAAATATTTAACCAAAGCGATTGAGGAGGCCTTAGAGATCATGGGACTTTCAAAGTTTGCTGATAAAAAGGTAGAACAGTTCTCAGGAGGAATGAAACGCCGATGCAACCTCATCGCGGGAACTCTTCACAATCCGAAAGTATTATTTTTGGATGAACCTACTGTTGGAGTTGACGTACAGTCTAAAAAAGTGATCATCGACTTTCTACAGGAGCTGAACAAGAACGGAACCTGCATTATTTATACTTCGCATCACCTTTCTGAAGCAGAGGAATTCTGTACCAAAATTGCAATTATAGATAAAGGAAGAATTCATGCTGTGGGAACACCGGAAGAGCTTGTTGCCCAGATCGCTAATGCCGAAAACTTAGAAGATGTTTTCATTTCATTAACCGGAAAAGAATTAAGAGATGTTGTTGTATAA
- a CDS encoding ABC transporter permease yields MLLYKLWRSFIKEILLLKRDIGGIVIIFVMPLLLIVTITLIQDSTFKNLEGSKIPIIFIDNDQSEVSKNIKNELESSKTFQLLTNYNEKSAQEAVFSGEYQMAIVIPENLTKDLNSNIDSKVQTIVSSFGLEGDSAKTPKPAPKAKEIHLYFDPATNVGFKNSVMNSVNKMVFEIENKKIYKAFQDQLGTEENLEENKNLISFKEITPKKGAMDVMPNSVQHNVPAWTLFAIFFIVVPLSINLVKEKSQGTSVRARISPTPYFVHILGKTCTYLIICMIQFLLMVAVGVYLFPYMDLPAFDVSGKMFQLMTVTLFSGLAAIGFGVLLGTLADTQEQSAPFGATSVVVLAAIGGIWVPVFLMPEFMQTVAKFSPMNWGLNAYYDIILRNSGIAGIAKELALLLAFYVVMVSVSIFYERKRHNI; encoded by the coding sequence ATGTTGTTGTATAAACTGTGGAGAAGCTTTATTAAAGAAATCCTTCTGTTGAAAAGAGATATCGGGGGAATCGTCATTATTTTCGTCATGCCGCTTCTTCTGATTGTAACCATTACCCTGATTCAGGATTCCACTTTCAAAAACCTTGAAGGCTCAAAGATCCCGATTATTTTTATTGATAACGATCAATCTGAGGTTTCAAAAAATATAAAAAATGAGCTGGAAAGCAGTAAAACATTCCAGCTGCTGACCAACTATAATGAGAAATCTGCCCAGGAAGCCGTGTTTTCCGGTGAATACCAGATGGCCATCGTCATTCCTGAAAACTTAACGAAAGATTTAAATTCAAATATTGACTCTAAAGTTCAGACGATCGTAAGTTCGTTCGGACTGGAAGGAGATTCTGCAAAAACACCGAAACCAGCTCCAAAAGCCAAGGAAATCCACCTTTACTTTGATCCGGCAACCAATGTAGGATTTAAAAACTCGGTGATGAATTCCGTGAATAAAATGGTGTTTGAGATCGAAAATAAAAAGATCTACAAAGCTTTCCAGGACCAGCTGGGTACGGAAGAGAATCTTGAGGAAAACAAAAACCTCATCAGCTTTAAAGAAATTACGCCGAAAAAGGGAGCTATGGATGTAATGCCGAATTCTGTTCAGCATAATGTTCCTGCGTGGACTTTGTTTGCCATCTTCTTTATTGTGGTTCCGCTCTCCATTAATCTGGTCAAAGAGAAGAGCCAGGGAACGAGCGTAAGGGCAAGGATCAGCCCGACCCCATACTTTGTTCATATTTTAGGAAAAACATGTACGTATCTGATCATTTGTATGATTCAGTTTCTGCTGATGGTAGCAGTAGGCGTTTACCTTTTCCCGTATATGGATCTTCCTGCTTTTGATGTGAGCGGAAAAATGTTCCAGCTGATGACTGTCACCCTGTTTTCAGGATTAGCGGCCATCGGATTTGGCGTTTTACTGGGAACTCTGGCAGATACTCAGGAACAGTCGGCACCGTTTGGCGCTACTTCAGTAGTCGTTCTGGCAGCGATCGGAGGAATCTGGGTTCCGGTTTTCCTGATGCCGGAATTTATGCAGACCGTAGCCAAATTCTCCCCTATGAACTGGGGGCTGAATGCCTATTATGATATTATTCTGAGAAATAGTGGTATTGCAGGAATAGCCAAAGAGCTGGCGTTATTGCTGGCATTTTATGTGGTGATGGTTTCTGTTTCCATTTTTTACGAAAGAAAACGTCATAATATTTAA
- a CDS encoding acyl-CoA thioesterase, translating to MQSKENRLTCTEEVRVRFNETDPLGIVWHGHYIVYFEDGREAFGREHGLTYLDIQKAGFVTPIVKSTCEHFLPLKYGETFRIVTTFINSVSAKLIYRYELFNQDDQLVCSGETIQVFLDNNGGLCLYNPDFFQAWKDKMGLS from the coding sequence ATGCAGTCTAAAGAAAACAGATTAACCTGTACGGAAGAAGTAAGGGTAAGGTTCAATGAAACAGATCCGCTGGGCATTGTCTGGCACGGACATTATATCGTTTATTTTGAAGACGGAAGGGAAGCTTTCGGAAGGGAACACGGACTGACTTATCTTGATATTCAGAAGGCCGGATTTGTAACACCTATTGTAAAAAGTACGTGTGAACACTTTCTCCCGTTGAAATATGGGGAAACTTTCAGAATCGTCACTACTTTCATCAATTCTGTTTCTGCTAAGCTGATCTACAGGTATGAACTTTTCAACCAGGATGACCAGCTGGTGTGCAGCGGAGAAACCATCCAGGTATTCTTAGACAATAATGGAGGTTTATGCTTATACAATCCTGATTTTTTTCAGGCATGGAAAGATAAAATGGGATTATCATGA
- a CDS encoding beta-ketoacyl synthase N-terminal-like domain-containing protein: MKKETYITDYNCVTPLGFDISSNWNALVEGKSGVALHKIIDSQEAFYASMIDSEKLEEEFHSRFEDTHFTRLEKMFLLSMEPLMKRHQVSEETAFILSTTKGNISLLKNQSKLPEDVYLSKLAQKIADYFGFTTKPIVVSNACVSGVMAIAVAKNMIQAGKYKDAFVIAGDELSEFVISGFNSFQAIGDGPCKPYDKNRNGINIGEAAAAVYITSSPSENEKLRFKILGDSAVNDANHISGPSRTGDGLYASIRNAMAEAEITAEQIDFISAHGTATLYNDEMESIAFSRMNLQHVPLNSMKGYYGHCLGASGLLESIISMESALHGTLIPSKNFEEIGVSEPLNIIRENQQAEIKYILKTASGFGGCNAAVVLEKK; encoded by the coding sequence ATGAAGAAGGAAACCTACATTACAGACTATAACTGCGTCACTCCCTTAGGATTTGATATTTCTTCCAACTGGAACGCTCTTGTGGAAGGAAAATCCGGTGTAGCACTACACAAGATCATAGATAGTCAGGAGGCTTTTTATGCTTCAATGATCGATTCTGAAAAACTGGAAGAAGAATTCCACAGCCGTTTTGAGGACACTCATTTTACAAGGCTTGAAAAAATGTTTCTCCTAAGCATGGAACCTTTGATGAAAAGGCATCAGGTTTCTGAGGAAACAGCTTTCATTTTATCCACAACCAAAGGAAACATTAGTCTTTTAAAGAATCAATCTAAGCTTCCGGAAGACGTTTATCTATCCAAACTGGCTCAAAAAATCGCGGATTATTTTGGTTTTACCACAAAACCTATTGTAGTTTCCAATGCCTGCGTTTCAGGGGTGATGGCTATTGCTGTTGCCAAAAATATGATTCAGGCCGGAAAATATAAAGATGCTTTTGTGATTGCGGGTGATGAACTTTCTGAATTTGTGATCTCAGGGTTCAATTCATTTCAGGCCATTGGAGACGGGCCGTGCAAGCCTTATGATAAAAACAGAAACGGAATCAATATCGGTGAAGCTGCGGCAGCTGTTTATATCACCTCTTCCCCCTCTGAAAATGAAAAATTAAGGTTTAAAATATTAGGAGACTCGGCAGTGAATGACGCGAATCATATTTCCGGGCCTTCCAGAACGGGAGACGGTCTGTATGCCAGCATCAGAAATGCGATGGCTGAGGCTGAAATAACAGCAGAACAAATCGATTTTATCTCTGCCCACGGAACCGCCACCCTTTACAATGATGAGATGGAATCTATCGCTTTCAGCAGAATGAATCTTCAGCATGTTCCCCTCAACAGTATGAAAGGCTATTACGGCCACTGCCTGGGCGCATCCGGTCTTCTTGAAAGCATTATTTCAATGGAAAGTGCCCTTCACGGAACATTAATTCCTTCAAAAAACTTTGAGGAAATAGGTGTTTCAGAGCCACTGAATATCATCAGGGAAAACCAGCAGGCAGAGATTAAGTATATTTTAAAAACGGCATCAGGCTTTGGCGGATGTAATGCGGCGGTTGTTTTGGAGAAAAAATAA
- a CDS encoding DUF6705 family protein produces MKNIIYLLTIIFCVIFTNCSAQSNYHRLDPNADKFAGTWKWGDTNNGFLLIMKKENNIKIIETSSDRLDLIIGFHKIYKNGQITEDNTMFSNTDFSDKKRSIKALTEDNHPNLLTVFMPHKNKGIMMKISYIDSTHIKIIEVENQEGVRFILPGQSPTDWSIDIPNNIVLTKQ; encoded by the coding sequence ATGAAAAATATAATTTATTTACTAACTATAATATTCTGTGTAATCTTTACTAACTGTTCTGCTCAAAGCAATTACCACAGACTAGATCCCAATGCTGACAAGTTTGCAGGAACATGGAAATGGGGAGATACCAATAATGGTTTCCTATTAATCATGAAGAAAGAAAATAATATAAAAATTATTGAAACAAGTTCTGATAGGTTAGATCTAATTATTGGTTTTCACAAAATTTATAAAAATGGGCAAATAACAGAGGATAACACAATGTTTAGCAATACCGATTTTAGCGATAAAAAAAGATCAATTAAAGCATTGACAGAAGATAATCATCCTAATCTATTAACTGTATTTATGCCGCATAAAAATAAAGGTATAATGATGAAGATATCTTATATAGATTCTACTCACATCAAGATAATAGAAGTTGAAAATCAGGAGGGTGTAAGATTTATTCTTCCTGGTCAAAGCCCTACAGATTGGTCTATTGATATACCTAATAATATTGTTCTGACAAAACAGTAA
- a CDS encoding DUF6438 domain-containing protein codes for MKNIIQTFILFSFTIVISLKLHGQEKKLQDTWISKNNDVIVIKEKGNRFNILSTLEEEEQLPLNITGDSLNFYSEYTKVGSNKQYLNKYDFFIKSLSKKKLILRPVSDLSKEYFGNREEVTFIRQKYNIDPSISFEKIVYHTTGCLGTCSVIDLEIDKNRNIYWDGEVLNNKDRSGQFKGQLSEALYDELINILKSSNLKSWSFPEKEGHDGAVTTLILYYNGERKYFKSMFPPTIAQQLIDFLYGLDQKVNLIRTDKKKVLER; via the coding sequence ATGAAAAATATCATACAAACTTTTATATTGTTCTCTTTTACCATTGTTATTTCTTTGAAACTACACGGACAAGAAAAGAAGTTACAAGATACCTGGATCTCAAAGAATAATGATGTTATCGTAATAAAAGAGAAAGGCAATAGGTTTAATATTTTAAGTACGCTGGAAGAAGAAGAGCAGCTCCCTTTAAATATTACGGGTGACAGCCTCAATTTTTATTCTGAGTATACAAAAGTTGGATCAAATAAACAATATTTGAACAAATATGATTTTTTTATCAAAAGCCTAAGCAAAAAAAAATTAATACTTCGCCCTGTATCTGATTTATCAAAAGAATATTTTGGAAATAGGGAAGAGGTAACTTTTATCAGGCAGAAGTATAATATAGATCCATCAATTTCATTTGAAAAAATAGTGTATCATACAACCGGTTGCCTTGGAACTTGTTCGGTAATTGACTTAGAAATCGATAAAAACCGGAACATTTATTGGGATGGGGAAGTCTTGAATAATAAAGATCGATCAGGACAGTTTAAAGGACAGCTATCAGAGGCCTTATATGATGAATTGATCAATATTTTGAAAAGCTCCAACCTAAAAAGCTGGTCATTTCCTGAAAAAGAAGGGCATGACGGAGCGGTAACCACCTTGATCCTCTACTATAATGGAGAAAGAAAGTATTTTAAATCAATGTTTCCGCCAACTATTGCACAGCAGTTAATTGATTTTTTGTACGGACTGGATCAAAAAGTAAACCTTATCCGTACAGATAAGAAAAAAGTATTAGAAAGATAG
- a CDS encoding beta-ketoacyl-[acyl-carrier-protein] synthase family protein: protein MKKTTRCIIEHSKITVDENLIFESHSTSFQEFAKEAYKSLELSYPKFHKMDNLSKLAFLAAETLLKDEDHSRTALVFANCSSSLDTDHKYQETINSQENYFPSPAVFVYTLPNICVGEISIRHKMQTENAFFVLEEFDEQFLNDYAEQLLLSGKAEKVLCGWTELYQDNYKAFVYLLTL from the coding sequence ATGAAGAAAACAACCCGCTGCATCATAGAACATTCAAAAATAACCGTTGATGAAAACCTTATTTTTGAAAGTCACAGTACCTCTTTTCAGGAATTTGCAAAAGAAGCTTATAAAAGTTTAGAACTCAGCTATCCTAAATTTCATAAAATGGATAACCTGAGCAAGCTGGCTTTTCTTGCCGCTGAAACGCTTTTAAAGGATGAAGACCATAGCCGTACCGCTCTGGTTTTTGCCAACTGTTCTTCCAGTCTGGATACCGATCATAAATACCAGGAAACCATCAATTCGCAGGAAAATTATTTTCCGAGCCCCGCCGTATTTGTATATACCCTTCCCAATATTTGTGTAGGGGAAATCAGCATCAGACACAAAATGCAGACTGAAAATGCCTTCTTTGTTCTGGAAGAATTTGATGAGCAATTCTTAAACGATTATGCCGAGCAGCTTCTTTTATCCGGAAAAGCAGAAAAAGTTCTCTGCGGATGGACAGAACTTTATCAGGATAATTACAAAGCTTTTGTATATTTGCTGACCTTATAA
- a CDS encoding phosphopantetheine-binding protein — translation MENLKTELKHKIIEVLNLEDVSAEEIKDTDPLFGGGLGLDSIDALELIVLLDKDYGIKLSDPKKGKEIFQSIDTMAKFIEENRTK, via the coding sequence ATGGAAAACTTAAAAACTGAATTAAAGCACAAAATCATTGAAGTTCTTAACCTTGAAGATGTTTCCGCAGAAGAAATTAAAGATACAGATCCTTTATTCGGAGGAGGATTAGGACTTGATTCTATCGACGCTCTTGAACTGATCGTTCTTTTGGATAAAGACTACGGAATTAAATTATCTGATCCTAAAAAAGGAAAGGAAATTTTCCAGTCTATTGACACTATGGCGAAATTCATTGAAGAGAACAGAACGAAGTAA
- a CDS encoding beta-ketoacyl-[acyl-carrier-protein] synthase family protein — MSQKIAITGMGIISSIGNNVEENFVSLKTGRHGISDIQMFETRHAGIFKTGEIKKSNEELVQQLQLSEDNNITRTSLLGMVAAKEAVESAGISDINGYRTGLISSTSVGGMDVTEKYFYSYEDFPEKQKYIDAHDAGNSSLAIADYLGLKGMVSTISTACSSAANAIMMGAKLIRNGVLDRVIVGGTDSLSKFTLNGFNTLMILTDSYNTPFDNDRKGLNLGEAAAYIVLESDEVVKKENKKVLAYLSGYGNANDAHHQTASSENGQGAFLAMQQALKVSGLNKENIDYINVHGTATPNNDLSEGIAMIRIFGEGQVPEFSSTKAFTGHTLAAAAGIEAVYSILAMQHGVIFPNLNFKTKMEEFDLTPITELKQKSIHHVLSNSFGFGGNCSTLIFSKS; from the coding sequence ATGAGTCAGAAAATTGCCATAACAGGAATGGGCATCATTTCTTCCATCGGAAACAACGTGGAGGAAAATTTTGTTTCACTGAAAACCGGGAGACATGGTATTTCAGACATTCAGATGTTTGAAACCCGTCACGCAGGAATATTCAAAACCGGTGAAATAAAAAAATCTAATGAAGAACTTGTACAGCAGCTTCAGCTTTCTGAAGACAACAATATTACAAGAACTTCTTTATTGGGTATGGTTGCCGCTAAAGAAGCAGTAGAAAGTGCCGGAATCTCAGATATCAACGGATACAGAACCGGGCTGATTTCTTCCACCAGCGTAGGCGGAATGGATGTTACTGAAAAATACTTCTACTCTTACGAAGACTTTCCTGAAAAGCAAAAATACATCGATGCTCATGATGCGGGAAATTCCTCACTGGCCATTGCTGATTATCTAGGTTTGAAAGGAATGGTTTCTACCATCAGTACCGCCTGTTCATCGGCAGCCAATGCCATTATGATGGGGGCAAAACTCATCAGAAACGGAGTGCTGGACCGCGTCATTGTTGGCGGAACGGATTCTCTTTCCAAATTTACCCTGAACGGATTCAACACGCTGATGATCCTCACTGATTCTTACAATACCCCTTTCGATAACGACAGAAAAGGTCTGAATCTGGGAGAAGCAGCCGCTTATATCGTTCTTGAATCTGATGAGGTGGTAAAAAAAGAAAACAAAAAGGTTCTCGCTTATCTTTCCGGATATGGTAATGCCAATGATGCCCACCACCAGACCGCTTCTTCGGAAAACGGACAGGGGGCTTTCCTTGCCATGCAGCAGGCTCTGAAAGTATCAGGACTGAACAAAGAAAACATCGACTATATCAACGTTCATGGAACAGCAACACCTAATAATGACCTTTCTGAAGGAATTGCCATGATCAGGATATTTGGTGAAGGACAGGTTCCTGAGTTCAGCTCTACCAAAGCATTTACCGGGCATACGCTGGCAGCAGCGGCAGGTATTGAAGCAGTGTATTCTATTCTGGCCATGCAGCATGGAGTTATTTTCCCGAACCTGAATTTTAAAACGAAAATGGAAGAGTTCGACCTTACACCAATCACTGAGTTGAAACAGAAAAGCATCCATCATGTCCTTTCCAATTCATTCGGATTTGGAGGAAATTGTTCTACTTTAATTTTTTCAAAATCATGA
- a CDS encoding beta-ketoacyl synthase N-terminal-like domain-containing protein: MSAVYINSASCISVQDTLKEDFFQNLNPENSVQTLKAIDPNYKEFIPPAMIRRMSKTVKMSSVASHYALKEAGIEQPDAIIVGTGMGCSQDSEKFLKNVIDNHEEFLTPTFFIQSTHNTVAGQIALGLQCHAYNFTYVNTSSSLEFSFLDAKLQINDGEADNVLVGSTDEQTGRTMELYCLNNTIKKEEDLPADYLHSETNGVIWGEGAAFFVLGKNKTNNSYAQLKNIQISSKVDLDETQDFIDGFLAQNNVKNEDIDAVILGFSGDAKSDLYYTKAAELFPASTLLYYKHLSGEFNTASGFSTFMACHILKDQQIPDVMMINDVKKGEVRNILLYNHLAGEDHSLVLLERA; this comes from the coding sequence ATGAGTGCCGTATACATCAACAGTGCATCCTGCATCTCAGTTCAGGATACTTTAAAAGAGGACTTTTTTCAAAATCTCAACCCCGAAAATTCGGTTCAGACCTTAAAGGCAATTGATCCGAATTATAAAGAATTTATTCCTCCTGCCATGATCAGGAGAATGTCCAAAACGGTAAAAATGAGTTCCGTTGCTTCTCATTATGCGTTGAAAGAAGCCGGAATTGAGCAGCCGGACGCCATTATCGTTGGTACCGGAATGGGGTGTTCCCAGGATTCTGAGAAGTTTCTGAAAAATGTAATCGATAATCATGAAGAATTCCTTACCCCTACATTCTTCATCCAATCAACACACAATACCGTAGCCGGGCAAATTGCTCTGGGGCTGCAGTGTCACGCTTATAATTTCACGTATGTCAACACCTCTTCTTCTCTGGAATTTTCATTTCTGGATGCCAAGCTTCAGATTAATGACGGGGAAGCAGACAACGTTCTTGTTGGCTCTACAGACGAGCAGACGGGCAGAACAATGGAATTATACTGTTTAAATAACACCATTAAAAAAGAGGAAGATCTTCCTGCTGATTATCTGCATTCGGAAACTAATGGAGTAATTTGGGGCGAAGGGGCAGCTTTCTTCGTACTTGGAAAGAATAAAACAAATAATTCTTATGCCCAGCTTAAAAACATTCAGATCAGCAGTAAAGTAGATTTGGATGAAACCCAGGATTTTATTGATGGGTTTTTAGCTCAAAATAATGTAAAAAATGAAGACATTGATGCTGTGATCCTTGGATTCAGCGGAGATGCAAAGTCAGACCTGTATTATACCAAAGCTGCGGAACTTTTTCCGGCTTCTACCCTGTTGTATTATAAACATCTGAGTGGAGAATTTAATACGGCAAGCGGTTTTTCAACGTTTATGGCCTGCCATATTCTGAAAGATCAGCAAATTCCGGATGTGATGATGATCAATGATGTGAAAAAAGGAGAGGTCAGAAATATTCTACTTTATAATCATCTGGCGGGAGAAGATCACAGTCTGGTACTTTTGGAAAGGGCTTAG
- a CDS encoding polysaccharide deacetylase family protein has protein sequence MKHYPFILFYLFCNVMIYAFHGSFWVYLAGFLAFSAVVVWGSFDIELGYFVNSITHKRTRIKETALTFDDGPTEFTPKFLDLLKEHEVKATFFCIGKQIEKYPEIFKRIIAEGHTIGNHTLSHSNSTGFLSTSKMTEEIEKCDEVMMKIGNIKTDLYRPPFGVTNPNIVKAIRKTNKTSIGWNVRSLDTIIDDEKKIYKRVTQGLKKGSIILLHDTSEKTYRVLADLLLFLKDKKYSTFTVDTLIKSKKND, from the coding sequence GTGAAACACTATCCATTTATACTATTTTATCTTTTCTGCAACGTGATGATCTATGCGTTTCATGGAAGCTTTTGGGTGTATCTGGCTGGATTTCTGGCTTTTTCTGCGGTGGTAGTATGGGGTTCTTTCGATATTGAACTGGGATATTTTGTCAACAGTATCACCCATAAAAGAACAAGGATCAAAGAAACAGCATTGACTTTTGACGACGGGCCAACCGAATTCACTCCTAAATTTCTGGATCTTCTGAAAGAACATGAAGTAAAAGCTACTTTCTTCTGCATCGGGAAACAAATTGAAAAGTATCCTGAAATTTTCAAAAGAATTATAGCAGAAGGACATACCATTGGAAACCATACATTATCCCATTCCAATTCAACCGGCTTCCTATCAACATCAAAAATGACAGAAGAGATTGAAAAATGCGATGAGGTCATGATGAAGATCGGAAATATTAAAACGGATCTGTACAGACCTCCTTTTGGCGTTACCAATCCGAATATCGTCAAAGCCATCAGAAAAACAAACAAGACAAGCATCGGCTGGAATGTCCGTTCATTGGATACCATTATTGATGACGAAAAGAAAATTTACAAAAGGGTAACTCAAGGCCTGAAGAAAGGCAGTATAATCCTTCTTCACGACACTTCTGAAAAAACGTATCGGGTATTGGCTGATTTATTGTTATTTTTGAAGGATAAAAAATACTCAACGTTTACCGTTGATACTCTTATAAAATCAAAGAAAAATGATTAA
- a CDS encoding LolA family protein has product MIKNIAFGAFLLVSALFSAQNTSMSATEAKAFVTKVSSETQEIKTLQSDFTQTKKMDFLDKSIVTYGKMSLKTPNTLSWRYTKPYQYSIVFKDNKIFINDQGKKSSVDAKSKTFEKINKLIVGSSNGKMFNDPEFTVAYFKNGNFNIARFTPKSAQLLKYIKQIELHFPKNQSTVSQVNMTEPSGDTTNIVFKNTKINAAIAASEFSL; this is encoded by the coding sequence ATGATTAAAAATATTGCTTTTGGAGCGTTTTTATTAGTTTCTGCGTTATTTTCTGCACAGAATACTTCCATGTCTGCCACAGAAGCCAAAGCATTTGTTACAAAGGTTTCATCAGAAACCCAGGAAATCAAAACCCTGCAGAGTGATTTTACCCAGACAAAAAAAATGGATTTTCTGGACAAAAGCATCGTTACTTACGGCAAAATGTCCCTGAAGACGCCCAATACGCTAAGCTGGAGATATACCAAACCGTATCAGTACAGCATTGTTTTTAAAGACAACAAGATCTTCATCAATGATCAGGGGAAAAAATCTTCTGTAGATGCCAAAAGCAAAACATTTGAGAAGATCAATAAGCTGATTGTGGGAAGTTCAAACGGAAAAATGTTCAATGACCCGGAATTTACAGTGGCTTATTTCAAGAACGGAAACTTTAATATTGCCCGGTTTACTCCAAAATCCGCCCAATTGCTGAAATATATCAAGCAGATTGAACTTCACTTTCCTAAAAACCAATCTACGGTTTCACAGGTGAATATGACAGAGCCTTCAGGCGATACCACCAATATTGTTTTCAAAAATACCAAGATCAATGCTGCCATTGCTGCGTCAGAGTTTAGTCTATAG